The nucleotide window tttttttctctcttatcaaatatatgatatatgaatgatgagtagaagaatttaataagtttaagaagaataaaaaaaatagtatatgaTGTGTGgaaatgatgagtaacaaagttagctctatatatataaactcaaattttGTAGTTTATGAGTTACTAGCTGACATTGTGCCCATATCATGTGGTACGCAGAGGTACGGGCAAGGGCCTGAAGATGAGCTAGCCCTGGAATCAAATGGAGACTACACAAGGAAATATGGGTACTTGAAATTTGCAAACTACACCGTAAATGTCACACATGGTAGCTCACACGACAACCTCTTGAACAATATTTGGTATCAACCCGAGGAAGTATTCCCCGTTGATGGGACTCCTGAGGAGAGGCAGCATGCCTTTTGGGTCGCCGTTGATTCCCACTACTTCAATATCTCCAAAAAGCTTGAGGCAAGGACGTTCTTCATCATCATCGATGatcaattataatttaatttctttttttttctctctttttcttgtctcttttaattttcaccCGTTAAAAGCTTAAATTGATATAtaacaaaagataaatttaatcatttaattttagaattcGGATGCTTGATTTTGATCTTTCAAAttgccatgcatatatatacacattgaTAATCTTATTCATGTAACACATGTATGAATGTATGCATATTTTGTGCGTCCAGGTTCTGAAACTAGAAGGTTGCATTAACTCAACAACATGTTTATCGGAGACACCGAAAGTAACGACAGTGAAAAGAGGAACAAGTGCCAGCATTTATCTGGACAATGCTGCATACCGGAGCTTCATATACAACAAATTCAAAGTAAGTCCGGTGGACATGGAAAGTGCGTCCGTGGCACTCATATGTCTCGAACAAAAGGTGCCTTTCATTATTATTAGGGCTCTCTCAGACTTGGCCGGTGGGGGCTCTGCCCAATCAAATGAGGCCAGCACTTTTACCTCTCTTGCCGCAAATAATTCAGTGAAGGTAGTTGTGGAATTTATCAAACTGCTATAACCTTAAATGTACCAGAACACCTGCCTCATCTCGTtgatctt belongs to Juglans regia cultivar Chandler chromosome 8, Walnut 2.0, whole genome shotgun sequence and includes:
- the LOC109007371 gene encoding 5'-methylthioadenosine/S-adenosylhomocysteine nucleosidase-like isoform X2; translation: MAALKIFSVMLFAFILLNAQETNGTLSARTWRDIYKANRNGPYLGLVIPNLFEMNPLLQSSSFTSTNLTIDLDGRRFRFGTVGEKKVILVMTGLGMINAGITTQLLLSLFKIEGVVHYGIAGNANPSLNIGDVTIPQYWSHAGLWSWQRYGQGPEDELALESNGDYTRKYGYLKFANYTVNVTHGSSHDNLLNNIWYQPEEVFPVDGTPEERQHAFWVAVDSHYFNISKKLEVLKLEGCINSTTCLSETPKVTTVKRGTSASIYLDNAAYRSFIYNKFKVSPVDMESASVALICLEQKVPFIIIRALSDLAGGGSAQSNEASTFTSLAANNSVKVVVEFIKLL
- the LOC109007371 gene encoding bark storage protein A-like isoform X3; amino-acid sequence: MTGLGMINAGITTQLLLSLFKIEGVVHYGIAGNANPSLNIGDVTIPQYWSHAGLWSWQRYGQGPEDELALESNGDYTRKYGYLKFANYTVNVTHGSSHDNLLNNIWYQPEEVFPVDGTPEERQHAFWVAVDSHYFNISKKLEVLKLEGCINSTTCLSETPKVTTVKRGTSASIYLDNAAYRSFIYNKFKVSPVDMESASVALICLEQKVPFIIIRALSDLAGGGSAQSNEASTFTSLAANNSVKVVVEFIKLL